The following coding sequences are from one Aeromicrobium duanguangcaii window:
- the purU gene encoding formyltetrahydrofolate deformylase codes for MNVPEPHSDFILTFACPDRVGIVAAIASTLAQDGWTITESQQYADPDTRRFFMRVRFAAEREVLLEQMRAVLAPVLEPFEMDWDLHDATAPLRVVVMVSKQGHVLNNLLFHTRQGQLPIEIVAVVSNHPDWRDVVEWHGIEFHQIRVTPETKRETEQFVLDLMDRTQAEALILARYMQILTDQMCRDVHGRAINIHHSLLPSFKGARPYEQAHRHGVKVIGATAHYVTADLDEGPIIEQDFRRVDHRSSAAELAAMGQDLEARALVHAVRAHAEHRVLLNGMKTVVFD; via the coding sequence ATGAACGTCCCCGAGCCGCACAGCGACTTCATCCTGACCTTCGCCTGCCCCGACCGGGTGGGCATCGTGGCGGCGATCGCCTCGACGCTGGCGCAGGACGGCTGGACGATCACCGAGAGCCAGCAGTACGCCGACCCCGACACCCGTCGCTTCTTCATGCGGGTGCGCTTCGCCGCCGAACGCGAGGTTCTGCTGGAGCAGATGCGGGCGGTGCTCGCGCCGGTGCTCGAGCCGTTCGAGATGGACTGGGACCTGCACGACGCGACCGCCCCGCTGCGGGTCGTGGTGATGGTCTCCAAGCAGGGACACGTCCTGAACAACCTGCTGTTCCACACCCGTCAGGGCCAGCTGCCGATCGAGATCGTGGCCGTCGTGTCGAACCACCCCGACTGGCGTGACGTCGTCGAGTGGCACGGCATCGAGTTCCACCAGATCCGCGTCACGCCCGAGACCAAGCGCGAGACCGAGCAGTTCGTCCTGGACCTGATGGATCGCACGCAGGCCGAGGCCCTGATCCTGGCTCGCTACATGCAGATCCTGACCGACCAGATGTGCCGCGACGTGCACGGCCGCGCCATCAACATCCACCACTCGCTGCTGCCGAGCTTCAAGGGCGCGCGGCCCTATGAGCAGGCGCACCGGCACGGGGTCAAGGTCATCGGCGCCACGGCGCACTACGTCACGGCCGACCTCGACGAGGGCCCGATCATCGAGCAGGACTTCCGCCGCGTCGACCACCGCTCCTCGGCCGCGGAGCTGGCGGCGATGGGCCAGGACCTCGAGGCCCGTGCTCTCGTGCACGCCGTCCGGGCGCACGCCGAGCACCGCGTGCTGCTCAACGGGATGAAGACGGTCGTCTTCGACTGA
- a CDS encoding cupin domain-containing protein has translation MESTHLQSLGADLLDQARASRAGRTATALHPGRHHHLRQTVIALAADHRLDEHEAPAEATLQVLTGSVRLTAGEESWEGSTGDLLVIPDHRHDLLALEDAVVLLTTLVDPT, from the coding sequence ATGGAGTCCACGCACCTACAGTCCCTCGGAGCCGATCTGCTCGACCAGGCACGTGCCTCGCGTGCGGGTCGCACCGCGACGGCGCTGCACCCGGGTCGCCACCATCACCTGCGCCAGACCGTGATCGCCCTGGCGGCCGACCACCGGCTCGACGAGCACGAGGCCCCGGCGGAGGCGACGCTGCAGGTGCTCACCGGGTCGGTGCGCCTCACCGCGGGCGAGGAGTCCTGGGAGGGCTCGACCGGCGACCTGTTGGTGATCCCCGACCATCGCCACGATCTGCTGGCTCTCGAGGACGCCGTCGTCCTGCTGACCACGCTCGTCGACCCGACCTGA
- a CDS encoding class I SAM-dependent methyltransferase, with amino-acid sequence MPQIEHRVELDANLTNPDFSGIVLTDEEIAAGAHREFVGGVWDSHGQRQLDFLISQGLQPHHKLMDVGCGSFRAGRHFIDYLDAGNYYGIDANHSVMQAGYDNELTDEQRAKLPIENLRANDRFDTDFGVKFDYAIANSVFTHVSLNHIRLCMYRLDKVMAPGGSFYATYFVRKNSVPIDAVKPIKRRNKGYFTEKNNYVYYREDLRWAAKWGDWSYEFIGDWGHPAKQQMARYTQLTPEQIEQQRVAREKAANPGRLRRIARRILG; translated from the coding sequence GTGCCGCAGATCGAGCACCGCGTCGAACTGGATGCGAACCTGACCAACCCGGACTTCTCCGGGATCGTCCTCACCGACGAGGAGATCGCCGCAGGGGCGCACCGCGAGTTCGTCGGGGGAGTCTGGGACTCCCACGGCCAGCGCCAGCTGGACTTCCTGATCTCACAGGGCCTGCAGCCGCACCACAAGCTGATGGACGTCGGCTGCGGCTCGTTCCGGGCCGGCCGCCACTTCATCGACTACCTCGACGCCGGGAACTACTACGGCATCGACGCCAACCACTCGGTGATGCAGGCCGGCTACGACAACGAGCTCACCGACGAGCAGCGCGCCAAGCTGCCGATCGAGAACCTGCGGGCCAACGATCGCTTCGACACCGACTTCGGCGTGAAGTTCGACTACGCGATCGCCAACTCGGTCTTCACCCACGTCTCGCTGAACCACATCCGGCTGTGCATGTATCGGCTCGACAAGGTCATGGCGCCCGGCGGCTCCTTCTACGCCACGTACTTCGTCCGCAAGAACTCCGTCCCGATCGACGCGGTCAAGCCGATCAAGCGCCGCAACAAGGGCTACTTCACCGAGAAGAACAACTACGTCTACTACCGCGAGGACCTGCGCTGGGCGGCGAAGTGGGGCGACTGGTCGTACGAGTTCATCGGCGACTGGGGCCATCCGGCGAAGCAGCAGATGGCGAGGTACACCCAGCTCACGCCCGAGCAGATCGAGCAGCAGCGGGTGGCCCGCGAGAAGGCCGCCAACCCCGGCCGCCTGCGCCGGATCGCGCGGCGCATCCTCGGCTGA
- a CDS encoding MBL fold metallo-hydrolase yields MRIKLGRPDLSDHASLLDVPAAAPGTPSVTFAGVSTLAFDDGESALLIDGFFSRPSLVKVGLGRIAPVPERIDAALERLGLLGPTAPRVEAVLPVHSHFDHVLDSAEVARRTGALLVGGASTLQVGRGADLDPDQTRVLTPSTPTAYGPWTVTAVPSAHCPPDRFPGTIDEPLRTPARAKAYRCGEAWSLLVEHPATGSTLVQGSAGFVPGALDDTRADVVYLGVGQLGVLSRDYIEQYWRHTVSAVGARCVVMTHWDDFFRPLTEPLRALPYAGDDLDVTVRVLRELAERDGVRLHLPTLWRREDPWRD; encoded by the coding sequence ATGCGCATCAAGCTCGGTCGCCCGGACCTGTCCGACCACGCGAGTCTCTTGGACGTCCCCGCTGCGGCTCCGGGCACGCCCTCGGTGACCTTCGCCGGGGTGTCGACCCTGGCGTTCGACGACGGCGAGTCGGCCCTGCTGATCGACGGGTTCTTCTCGCGGCCGTCACTGGTGAAGGTGGGCCTGGGCCGGATCGCGCCCGTGCCCGAGCGAATCGACGCGGCCCTCGAGCGACTCGGCCTGCTCGGGCCGACGGCACCGCGCGTCGAGGCGGTCCTGCCGGTCCACAGCCACTTCGACCACGTGCTGGACTCCGCCGAGGTCGCGCGGCGCACGGGGGCTCTCCTCGTCGGAGGCGCCTCCACCCTGCAGGTCGGCCGTGGCGCGGATCTCGACCCCGATCAGACCCGGGTCCTGACGCCGTCCACACCGACGGCGTACGGCCCGTGGACGGTCACGGCGGTGCCGTCGGCGCACTGCCCGCCGGACCGGTTCCCCGGAACCATCGACGAGCCCCTGCGCACGCCCGCGCGCGCGAAGGCGTACCGCTGCGGCGAGGCGTGGTCGCTGCTGGTCGAGCACCCCGCCACCGGGTCCACGCTCGTCCAGGGCAGCGCCGGGTTCGTGCCCGGCGCGCTCGACGACACCCGCGCCGACGTGGTGTACCTCGGCGTCGGCCAGCTCGGCGTGCTGAGCCGGGACTACATCGAGCAGTACTGGCGGCACACGGTCTCCGCCGTGGGCGCGCGATGCGTGGTGATGACGCACTGGGACGACTTCTTCCGCCCGCTCACCGAGCCGCTGCGGGCGCTGCCGTACGCAGGTGACGACCTCGACGTGACGGTGCGGGTCCTGCGCGAGCTGGCCGAGCGCGACGGGGTGCGGTTGCACCTGCCGACGCTGTGGCGACGCGAAGATCCCTGGCGCGACTGA
- a CDS encoding amino acid deaminase/aldolase, translated as MAPPSLTPPYPRLLRATNLIDTPFAVIDEEALWANASDLVRRAHGVPIRLATKSIRVRSIIKNALTLDGFRGVMTYSLAESVWLADHGVDDILLAYPSVEREAYADLVSDERRLASITVMVDSLEALDLIDSYAGPGHPPIRVCLDVDASLRVFGAHLGAHRSPVHTTREAKRIAAQISERAGFDLVGLMFYDAQIAGLPDSGAAVRIVKRRSAGELRRRRRRIVKAVSNMTDLQIVNAGGTGSLDVWRGDSSITELAAGSGLFVPTLFDGYRSFTPRPAAFFALSVVRKPSRDAVTCFGGGYIASGPPGDARVPTPVWPEGLELYAAEGAGEVQTPLHGKVARSLTIGDRVLFRHAKAGEMCERFDRVALVDQAGHATMIPTYRGEGKNFG; from the coding sequence GTGGCCCCTCCTTCCCTGACTCCCCCGTATCCCCGCCTCCTGCGCGCCACGAACCTGATCGACACGCCCTTCGCGGTGATCGACGAGGAGGCGCTGTGGGCCAACGCGAGCGACCTCGTGCGGCGGGCGCACGGCGTGCCGATCCGCCTCGCCACCAAGTCGATCCGGGTCCGCTCGATCATCAAGAACGCACTGACGCTGGACGGTTTCCGCGGCGTCATGACCTACTCCCTGGCCGAGTCCGTGTGGCTGGCCGACCACGGCGTCGACGACATCCTCCTGGCGTACCCCAGCGTCGAGCGCGAGGCGTACGCCGACCTCGTCTCGGACGAGCGCCGCCTGGCCTCGATCACGGTCATGGTCGACTCACTGGAGGCGCTCGACCTCATCGACTCCTACGCCGGGCCGGGCCACCCGCCGATCCGGGTCTGCCTCGACGTCGACGCGTCCCTGCGGGTCTTCGGCGCTCACCTGGGTGCTCACCGCTCCCCCGTGCACACCACCCGCGAGGCGAAGCGGATCGCCGCGCAGATCAGCGAGCGAGCGGGCTTCGACCTCGTCGGCCTGATGTTCTACGACGCGCAGATCGCGGGCCTGCCCGACAGCGGCGCCGCGGTCCGCATCGTCAAGCGGCGCTCCGCCGGCGAGCTGCGCCGGCGTCGCCGCCGCATCGTCAAGGCCGTGTCGAACATGACCGACCTGCAGATCGTCAACGCGGGCGGCACCGGCAGCCTCGACGTGTGGCGCGGCGACTCCTCGATCACCGAGCTGGCCGCGGGCTCGGGCCTCTTCGTGCCCACGCTGTTCGACGGCTACCGCTCCTTCACCCCGCGCCCCGCGGCCTTCTTCGCACTCTCGGTCGTGCGCAAGCCCTCGCGCGACGCCGTCACGTGCTTCGGCGGCGGGTACATCGCCTCCGGCCCGCCCGGCGACGCCCGGGTCCCCACGCCGGTGTGGCCCGAGGGCCTCGAGCTGTACGCGGCCGAGGGCGCCGGCGAGGTCCAGACGCCGTTGCACGGCAAGGTGGCCCGCTCCCTGACGATCGGCGACCGGGTCCTCTTCCGGCACGCGAAGGCCGGCGAGATGTGCGAGCGGTTCGACCGCGTGGCCCTGGTCGACCAGGCCGGCCACGCCACGATGATCCCGACCTACCGCGGCGAGGGGAAGAACTTCGGATGA
- a CDS encoding D-arabinono-1,4-lactone oxidase, with product MTTWRNWAGNVTAHPAVVGRPASTDEVVAFVREHPQVKAVGAGHSFTPIAATDGALLRLDAMSRILHADTTTGLVRVQAGISLHDLNRRLDALGLALPNLGDVDPQSVAGATSTGTHGTGARLFGIARAVAALQLVTAEGEVLEIDRGHDMFDAARVGLGALGIVTEVTLQCVPAFLLHAREEPMALSAVLTDLDQLVDGNDHFEFYFFPHTDRALTKRNNRVPEGTPRAPLSRWRHTLDDEFLSNTVYERIQRIASRRPALIPRINALSGSVLGAREYTDTSHEVFISPRRVRFRESEFALPRAAAADAIAEMQRWYARTDQYVSFPVEVRFTAADDIWMSTGFERDTVYIAVHQFHRTDPTSYFAAMQDIFIAHEGRPHWGKMHTLGSDHFRKVYPRFDDFLGVRDRLDPGRKFANDYLRQVLGS from the coding sequence ATGACCACGTGGCGCAACTGGGCGGGCAACGTCACGGCGCATCCCGCCGTGGTCGGTCGACCGGCCTCCACCGACGAGGTCGTCGCGTTCGTCCGCGAGCACCCGCAGGTCAAGGCGGTCGGCGCAGGGCACTCCTTCACGCCGATCGCGGCCACGGACGGCGCGCTGCTGCGGCTGGACGCGATGAGCCGGATCCTGCACGCCGACACGACCACGGGCCTGGTCCGCGTCCAGGCGGGCATCTCGCTGCACGACCTGAACCGGCGTCTCGACGCGCTGGGCCTCGCCCTGCCCAACCTCGGCGACGTCGACCCGCAGTCGGTCGCCGGAGCCACGTCCACCGGCACCCACGGCACCGGCGCCCGACTGTTCGGCATCGCCCGCGCGGTGGCCGCGCTGCAGCTGGTCACCGCCGAGGGCGAGGTGCTCGAGATCGACCGGGGCCACGACATGTTCGATGCCGCCCGCGTCGGCCTGGGCGCCCTCGGGATCGTCACCGAGGTCACGCTGCAGTGCGTCCCGGCGTTCCTGCTGCACGCGCGCGAGGAGCCGATGGCGTTGTCCGCGGTGCTGACCGACCTCGACCAGCTCGTCGACGGCAACGACCACTTCGAGTTCTACTTCTTCCCGCACACCGACCGGGCGCTCACCAAGCGCAACAACCGCGTGCCCGAGGGCACCCCGCGGGCCCCGCTGTCGCGCTGGCGACACACGCTCGACGACGAGTTCCTGTCGAACACGGTCTACGAGCGCATCCAGCGGATCGCCAGCCGCCGGCCCGCGCTGATCCCCCGGATCAACGCGCTCAGCGGATCGGTGCTCGGCGCCCGCGAGTACACCGACACGTCACACGAGGTCTTCATCTCGCCGCGCCGCGTGAGGTTCCGCGAGTCGGAGTTCGCGCTGCCGCGGGCTGCCGCCGCCGACGCGATCGCCGAGATGCAGCGCTGGTACGCCCGCACCGACCAGTACGTGTCGTTCCCGGTGGAGGTCCGGTTCACCGCCGCCGACGACATCTGGATGTCCACCGGCTTCGAGCGCGACACCGTCTACATCGCGGTGCACCAGTTCCACCGCACCGATCCGACGTCGTACTTCGCGGCGATGCAGGACATCTTCATCGCGCACGAGGGCCGGCCGCACTGGGGCAAGATGCACACCCTCGGCTCCGACCACTTCCGCAAGGTCTACCCGCGGTTCGACGACTTCCTCGGCGTCCGCGATCGACTCGACCCCGGCCGCAAGTTCGCCAACGACTACCTGCGGCAGGTGCTCGGCAGCTGA
- the rlmB gene encoding 23S rRNA (guanosine(2251)-2'-O)-methyltransferase RlmB, with translation MAGNSKRKGAIKKTGKGNPTAGSGGRRRQGLEGKGPTPRAEDRPYHKKHKMAQAAEKRQSGRPKRRNDEGPELVVGRNSVVELLRANVPVVALQIAEGIDRDDRVREIFQLAADRHVPLLEVARVELDRITSGAVHQGVAAKLEAYDYADPDELLDLAAERGEPALIVLLDGITDPRNLGAIVRSAAGFGVHGVVIPERRAAHMTAAAWKTSAGAAARVPVARATNLTRQIKAYQEAGLMVIGLAADGDVALPDMDLADGPLAVVIGSEGKGLSRLVSETCDQLVSIPMSSSLESLNAGVAAGITLYAVSQVRA, from the coding sequence ATGGCCGGCAACAGCAAGCGCAAGGGTGCGATCAAGAAGACGGGCAAGGGCAATCCCACCGCCGGTTCGGGCGGCCGTCGCCGTCAGGGACTGGAGGGCAAGGGCCCGACCCCTCGTGCCGAGGATCGTCCCTATCACAAGAAGCACAAGATGGCCCAGGCCGCCGAGAAGCGTCAGTCGGGCCGGCCGAAGCGCCGCAACGACGAGGGCCCCGAGCTGGTCGTCGGCCGCAACTCGGTCGTCGAGCTGCTGCGGGCCAACGTGCCCGTCGTGGCGCTGCAGATCGCCGAGGGCATCGACCGTGACGACCGCGTGCGCGAGATCTTCCAGCTCGCCGCCGACCGCCACGTGCCGCTGCTCGAGGTCGCCCGTGTCGAGCTCGACCGGATCACGTCCGGCGCCGTCCACCAGGGCGTCGCCGCGAAGCTCGAGGCGTATGACTACGCCGATCCGGACGAACTGCTCGACCTGGCCGCCGAGCGCGGCGAGCCGGCCCTGATCGTCCTGCTCGACGGCATCACCGATCCGCGCAACCTGGGTGCCATCGTGCGCTCGGCCGCCGGCTTCGGCGTGCACGGCGTCGTCATCCCCGAGCGCCGGGCCGCGCACATGACGGCGGCGGCGTGGAAGACCTCCGCCGGCGCCGCCGCGCGCGTGCCGGTGGCCCGCGCCACCAACCTGACGCGCCAGATCAAGGCGTACCAGGAGGCCGGCCTCATGGTGATCGGCCTGGCCGCCGACGGTGACGTCGCGCTGCCCGACATGGACCTGGCCGACGGGCCGCTGGCGGTCGTCATCGGCAGCGAGGGCAAGGGCCTCTCGCGCCTCGTGAGCGAGACCTGCGACCAGCTGGTGTCGATCCCGATGTCGTCGTCGCTGGAGTCGCTCAACGCGGGCGTCGCCGCCGGCATCACGCTCTACGCGGTCAGCCAGGTCCGCGCCTGA
- the cysS gene encoding cysteine--tRNA ligase: protein MTLHLYDSASRELKLLDPVVPGKVGIYHCGLTVQGPPHIGHIRKELVFDVLRRWLERSGLEVTIIANVTDIDDKILAKAREQEKPWFAVAYENERALHAAYEVLGCRPPTYEPRATGHVPEMIEMIQTLIERGHAYPATDGSGDVYFDVRSWPEYGELSNQRIDDMQAAPDAPAEGKRDPRDFALWKGRKADEPESASWPTPWGRGRPGWHLECSAMAAKYLGTEFDIHGGGLDLRFPHHENELAQSRAAGQRFARVWMHNAMLNLGNSKMSKSVGNTLAVSEVVKRVPAIALRYYLVAAHYRSIIEFSEQSLAEAATAFERIEGFCLRAAELVGAGEPGDVPEAFAAAMDDDLSVPAALAVLQAAVGEGNRLVADGPSPELARTLASVRAMLDVLGLDPFTWATTQGESSATADALAQLVDALVAARAEAKAAKDWNRADELRDQLTAAGIELEDTPSGTRWNLKGGH, encoded by the coding sequence GTGACGCTGCACCTGTACGACTCCGCCAGCCGTGAGCTGAAGCTGCTCGACCCCGTCGTGCCCGGCAAGGTCGGCATCTACCACTGCGGGCTCACGGTGCAGGGTCCGCCGCACATCGGGCACATCCGCAAGGAGCTCGTGTTCGACGTGCTGCGTCGTTGGCTGGAGCGGTCGGGCCTCGAGGTCACGATCATCGCCAACGTCACCGACATCGACGACAAGATCCTGGCCAAGGCGCGCGAGCAGGAGAAGCCCTGGTTCGCGGTCGCCTACGAGAACGAGCGCGCCCTGCACGCCGCGTACGAGGTCCTCGGCTGCCGCCCGCCCACGTACGAGCCGCGCGCGACCGGTCACGTGCCCGAGATGATCGAGATGATCCAGACGCTCATCGAGCGCGGTCACGCCTACCCGGCCACCGACGGCTCCGGCGACGTCTACTTCGACGTGCGATCGTGGCCCGAGTACGGCGAGCTGTCGAACCAGCGCATCGACGACATGCAGGCGGCGCCCGACGCCCCGGCCGAGGGCAAGCGCGATCCGCGCGACTTCGCCCTGTGGAAGGGCCGCAAGGCCGACGAGCCCGAGTCGGCGTCCTGGCCGACCCCGTGGGGACGCGGCCGGCCCGGCTGGCACCTGGAGTGCTCGGCGATGGCCGCGAAGTACCTCGGCACCGAGTTCGACATCCACGGCGGGGGCCTGGACCTGCGCTTCCCGCACCACGAGAACGAGCTGGCCCAGTCCCGGGCCGCCGGGCAGAGGTTCGCCCGCGTCTGGATGCACAACGCGATGCTCAACCTGGGCAACTCCAAGATGAGCAAGAGCGTCGGCAACACGCTGGCGGTCAGCGAGGTCGTCAAGCGCGTCCCCGCCATCGCCCTGCGCTACTACCTGGTCGCGGCCCACTACCGCTCGATCATCGAGTTCAGCGAGCAGTCCCTGGCCGAGGCGGCCACGGCGTTCGAGCGGATCGAGGGCTTCTGCCTGCGCGCCGCCGAGCTGGTCGGCGCGGGCGAGCCGGGCGACGTCCCGGAGGCGTTCGCCGCGGCCATGGACGACGACCTCTCCGTGCCCGCCGCCCTGGCGGTGCTGCAGGCCGCCGTGGGCGAGGGCAACCGGCTGGTCGCCGACGGCCCGTCGCCGGAGCTGGCGCGGACGCTGGCGTCCGTGCGCGCGATGCTCGACGTGCTGGGACTCGACCCGTTCACCTGGGCCACGACGCAGGGCGAGTCCTCCGCGACCGCCGACGCGCTGGCCCAGCTCGTCGATGCGCTGGTGGCCGCGCGCGCCGAGGCCAAGGCCGCCAAGGACTGGAACCGCGCGGACGAACTGCGCGATCAACTCACTGCTGCGGGGATCGAACTCGAGGACACGCCCTCGGGGACCCGCTGGAACCTGAAGGGTGGCCACTGA